DNA sequence from the Liolophura sinensis isolate JHLJ2023 chromosome 1, CUHK_Ljap_v2, whole genome shotgun sequence genome:
AACACGCACTGTTAAGCATCTGTAATGGTCTACGTTTTCTGCGCTGAGCACGTTAAGCCAAGGCAGTGTGTACCTTTACCGTTGTCGTGGCCAACACGAGTGATCTTAGGGGCTTCGGAATCTGTGTCAGAGAAGTTCGCTAAGGCTTCGGCTACTACCCTCTTTCCCTGCCATGATCTGAGCCGATATTAGAGGTCTATAGCCAGTTACAATGCGACTGTGGCCTCTCGTCTGCGGTCTACTTGGTGTAAAGGACTGTCGGTTTAACGGCTAAGTCGATTCACGTTGTCGGCCCGAAGTACGCCGAGCTGCTCGGCTGACGGAGACTTCCCCATGGCCCGTACAGCTATGCCGGGCACATGGCTGCTGTTGACTTGTGTAGTAGCAAGTTACAACGCCATGGTAGCCACGGGAGAAGTTGTCCGAAAATGCGACCCCATACGGATAGAGATGTGTCGCGGATTGGGCTACAATGTGACTGGCATGCCCAATTTGGTGGGGCACGACTTGCAACAGGACGCTGAGTTGAAGCTGCAGACTTTCACGCCACTTATCCAGTACGGCTGCTCAGTACAACTCAAGTTTTTCCTCTGCTCCGTCTATGTTCCAATGTGTACAGAAAAAGTTTTGGATCCCATCGGGCCGTGTAGGCCCATGTGTGAGAACGTCCAGAGACGGTGCCAGCCGGTACTGCATGAGTTCGGCTTCCCCTGGCCCACGGATCTTAACTGCACCAAGTTCCCACCGAAGAACGACCAAAATCACATGTGCATGGACGGTCCGCTACCTGACAAGGATCAGCCTGACTCGGCGGGCCCAACCCGAGCCACGACGCGGAGACCTCACCATCGCACCGTGCCTCTGCCTTCCTCGCCGAAGAGACGGGACTGTTCGCAATATCGCCACCCTAAAAAATACGTGTACGTGAACCAAAGCGAGCGATGTGCCCTCAAATGCGATGAAAACGATGCCTTTAGTCAGGACGATAAATATTTTGCCGAGGTTTGGATGTCTATTTGGGCTGGTTTCTGTTTTGTGTCCACGTTGTTTACCGTACTCACTTTCCTGATAGACTCGCAGAGATTCCGTTACCCGGAGAGGCCTATTATCTTCCTGTCCGTCTGCTACAACCTCTACAGCATCGCCTTCATCGTCAGGAGAATAGCGGGGAGACAGGCGATTTCGTGTGATACCATATCAGACGGCACAAACCTACAGCGCATTCTCATCCAGGAGGGTTTGGAGAACACAGACTGTGCTATCgtgtttttgttattgtatTACTTCGGCACGGCCAGTTCGATTTGGTGGGTGATCCTTACATTGACTTGGTTCCTCTCCGCGGGGCTCAAGTGGGGGCACGAAGCTATTCAGTTACACAGCAGTTATTTTCACCTGGCTGCCTGGGCTATACCCGCTATTAAGACCATCGTTATATTGGTTATGAGAGACGTAGATGCGGATGAAATTACCGGACTGTGCTATGTGGGTAACCAAAACACTGACACCTTAATGGGCTTCGCTATTGCCCCATTTATAGTCTACTTACTTTTCGGGACATCGTTTCTAATAGCCGGTTTCACGGCTCTGTTCCGAATTCGAAACCAGGTAAAAAGCGATGGGGTTAAAACGGACAAACTAGAAGTATTGATGGTGCGAATAGGTATTTTCTCTGTGCTCTATACGGTGCCGGCCACGTGTGTGATTGCGTGTCAGTTGTACGAGTATACGAGTCGGGACAGTTGGTACATAGGCAACTCTACCAACAAACCCAACATTGAGATTTTCATGTTAAAACTGTTCATGTCGCTGGTGGTTGGTATTACCAGTGGGATGTGGATCTGGTCGGCTAAGACTGTGAATTCGTGGAAAACATTCGGACAAAAGTTGAGACTGGGTAGGAGAGACGGGAAAGGAGGCGACTACAGCCTCCCGGCCACAACACAACAGTATCACAGCACAACGCAACCTCTGGTAGCCAGGCCGGGCAGGCCCGAAAAATCGAAACGCTGTAAAAATGACAATGCTACGGTCGTGTGAGGTGAAATTGCTGGCTAGCAAAATGTGAATTTTACTACGAGCCTCAGTAATAACATCCACTGCTGGTTACATGCTTGCCCCATAATCGTCAGCGAGGGTGCCATAaaacaccccaccccaccctctcGTCCCGGGTCCCGCTACGACCTGGGAGCGCACGGGTCTGAAGTGGCTTACTACACTAAAACTACGACTGACAGTTGAAGCAGAAACCGCGCGGAAGATGCAAAGCTCAAGAGCAAAACGAATTCATACATCATCCTTATCGTTGGCAGGTCTCGGAGGCAGGCAGAGTACATTGCTGGTTCCCGGCCCGCAATCCAGCCGGCCCGTACAGTTCAAGGTAGAAAGCACCAGAGAGAAAGACAAATGAAAAGATACACAATAATTTATTGGGCTGGAAGAAATTGAGATCGCTCGAAATGacaatcaacaaaaagaaagagagaggggaAGAGAGGACGCTCTTGCTTTGCAGATAAAGCA
Encoded proteins:
- the LOC135476084 gene encoding frizzled-4-like, with amino-acid sequence MARTAMPGTWLLLTCVVASYNAMVATGEVVRKCDPIRIEMCRGLGYNVTGMPNLVGHDLQQDAELKLQTFTPLIQYGCSVQLKFFLCSVYVPMCTEKVLDPIGPCRPMCENVQRRCQPVLHEFGFPWPTDLNCTKFPPKNDQNHMCMDGPLPDKDQPDSAGPTRATTRRPHHRTVPLPSSPKRRDCSQYRHPKKYVYVNQSERCALKCDENDAFSQDDKYFAEVWMSIWAGFCFVSTLFTVLTFLIDSQRFRYPERPIIFLSVCYNLYSIAFIVRRIAGRQAISCDTISDGTNLQRILIQEGLENTDCAIVFLLLYYFGTASSIWWVILTLTWFLSAGLKWGHEAIQLHSSYFHLAAWAIPAIKTIVILVMRDVDADEITGLCYVGNQNTDTLMGFAIAPFIVYLLFGTSFLIAGFTALFRIRNQVKSDGVKTDKLEVLMVRIGIFSVLYTVPATCVIACQLYEYTSRDSWYIGNSTNKPNIEIFMLKLFMSLVVGITSGMWIWSAKTVNSWKTFGQKLRLGRRDGKGGDYSLPATTQQYHSTTQPLVARPGRPEKSKRCKNDNATVV